In Acidimicrobiia bacterium, a genomic segment contains:
- a CDS encoding sodium-translocating pyrophosphatase, translating to MTHVLGAEGGYQTFSLHGGEWLIMIGSVVTALLAVVTGLFLMRGVLAEDEGTPTMKAIAKSIQEGAMAYLKRQFRTIGVILIPLAIIVFATSTKVKNGDHVALSFAASGAFRTIAFVAGCAMSGLTGFIGMSLAVRGNVRTAAAAKSGSMPRALQVAFRTGAVAGMFTVGLGLFGASIIIMLFQNTSSAILIGFGFGGSLLALFLRVGGGIFTKAADVGADLVGKVEAGIPEDDPRNPATIADNVGDNVGDCAGMAADLFESYEVTLVASMILGVPAFKAIFPHRPELWAIGAIFPLAARALGVLASIVGVFAVRATDEDKSAMAPINRGFLTAGILTIIGTLVLALVYVGNPHGTISGIGWRMFGAVVGGLVLAQVASRITEYFTSTENKPVREIAESAATGGPATATLAGIASGLESSVWAIIAIAGALAVAIALGGGDLQFSLYLVALTGMGMLATTGVVVSEDTFGPVADNAAGIAEMSGEFEGEPARIMVSLDAVGNTTKAVTKGFAIGSAVIAAVALFSSFIETISSQLNLNLKGDDLFRNRLTAINVADPKTFIGLLIGGSVAFLFSSLAIRAVGRTANVVVQEVRSQFADGKIMSGEKEPDYGPVIDICTAASLRELATPALLAVLTPVIIGFGINYFALGAFLAAAILTGQLMANFLSNAGGAWDNAKKYIEDGNHGGKGSDAYRAAVIGDTIGDPFKDTAGPALNPLIKVMNLVSLLILPAVINLRDNSGARFSIAGISLVVLVVAILFSKRSGAGLSAEPPAAKVGATVPVAGN from the coding sequence ATGACCCACGTATTGGGAGCCGAAGGCGGCTATCAGACCTTCAGCCTCCACGGCGGTGAATGGCTGATCATGATCGGCTCGGTCGTGACCGCGCTCCTCGCGGTGGTGACCGGCCTCTTCCTCATGCGCGGAGTGCTCGCAGAGGACGAGGGCACGCCGACGATGAAGGCGATCGCGAAATCGATCCAGGAAGGCGCGATGGCCTACCTGAAGCGCCAGTTCCGCACGATCGGCGTGATCCTGATCCCGCTCGCGATCATCGTGTTCGCCACGTCGACGAAGGTGAAGAACGGCGACCACGTCGCGCTGAGCTTCGCGGCGTCGGGTGCGTTCCGAACGATCGCGTTCGTCGCCGGTTGCGCGATGTCGGGCCTCACCGGCTTCATCGGCATGAGCCTTGCGGTACGCGGCAACGTGCGCACCGCGGCCGCGGCGAAGAGCGGGTCGATGCCGCGCGCGCTGCAGGTCGCGTTCCGCACCGGCGCGGTCGCGGGCATGTTCACCGTCGGCCTCGGTCTGTTCGGCGCGTCGATCATCATCATGCTGTTCCAGAACACCAGCTCCGCGATCCTGATCGGCTTCGGCTTCGGCGGCTCGCTCCTCGCGCTCTTCCTGCGCGTCGGCGGCGGCATCTTCACGAAGGCGGCCGACGTCGGCGCCGACCTCGTCGGCAAGGTCGAGGCCGGAATCCCCGAGGACGACCCCCGCAACCCCGCGACGATCGCCGACAACGTGGGCGACAACGTCGGCGACTGCGCGGGCATGGCGGCCGACCTCTTCGAGAGCTACGAGGTGACGCTGGTCGCGTCGATGATCCTCGGCGTCCCCGCGTTCAAGGCGATCTTCCCGCACCGCCCCGAGCTCTGGGCGATCGGTGCGATCTTCCCGCTCGCCGCGCGTGCGCTCGGCGTGCTCGCGTCGATCGTCGGTGTGTTCGCCGTGCGCGCGACCGACGAGGACAAGTCGGCGATGGCGCCGATCAACCGCGGCTTCCTCACCGCCGGCATCCTGACGATCATCGGCACGCTGGTGCTCGCGCTCGTGTACGTCGGCAATCCGCACGGCACGATCTCGGGCATCGGCTGGCGCATGTTCGGCGCGGTGGTCGGTGGTCTGGTGCTCGCGCAGGTCGCGTCCCGAATCACGGAGTACTTCACGTCGACCGAGAACAAGCCGGTGCGCGAGATCGCGGAGTCGGCGGCGACCGGCGGCCCGGCCACCGCGACGCTCGCGGGCATCGCGAGCGGTCTCGAATCGTCGGTGTGGGCGATCATCGCCATCGCGGGTGCGCTCGCAGTAGCGATCGCGCTCGGCGGCGGCGACCTCCAGTTCTCGCTGTACCTCGTTGCGCTCACGGGCATGGGCATGCTGGCGACGACCGGTGTGGTGGTGTCGGAGGACACGTTCGGTCCGGTCGCCGACAACGCGGCCGGCATCGCCGAGATGTCGGGTGAGTTCGAAGGCGAGCCCGCGCGGATCATGGTGAGCCTCGATGCCGTCGGCAACACGACGAAGGCCGTCACCAAGGGCTTCGCGATCGGCTCCGCGGTCATCGCCGCGGTCGCGCTGTTCTCGTCGTTCATCGAGACGATCTCGAGTCAGCTCAACCTGAACCTGAAGGGCGACGATCTCTTCCGCAACCGGCTCACCGCGATCAACGTCGCCGATCCGAAGACCTTCATCGGTCTGCTGATCGGCGGCTCGGTCGCGTTCCTCTTCTCCTCGCTCGCAATCCGCGCCGTCGGCCGGACCGCGAACGTGGTCGTGCAGGAGGTTCGGAGCCAGTTCGCCGACGGCAAGATCATGAGCGGCGAGAAGGAGCCCGACTACGGCCCGGTCATCGACATCTGCACCGCGGCCTCGCTGCGCGAGCTCGCAACGCCCGCGCTGCTCGCGGTGCTCACGCCGGTGATCATCGGGTTCGGCATCAACTACTTCGCGCTCGGCGCGTTCCTCGCGGCGGCCATCCTCACCGGTCAGCTCATGGCCAACTTCCTGTCCAACGCGGGTGGCGCGTGGGACAACGCGAAGAAGTACATCGAGGACGGCAACCACGGCGGCAAGGGCTCCGACGCGTACCGCGCCGCGGTCATCGGCGACACGATCGGTGACCCGTTCAAGGACACCGCGGGCCCCGCGCTGAACCCGCTCATCAAGGTGATGAACCTGGTGTCGCTGTTGATCCTCCCGGCGGTCATCAACCTCCGGGACAACAGCGGCGCCCGCTTCAGCATCGCGGGGATCTCGCTCGTCGTGCTCGTCGTCGCGATCCTGTTCTCGAAGCGCTCCGGTGCCGGTCTGTCCGCCGAGCCGCCCGCGGCGAAGGTCGGCGCCACGGTCCCCGTCGCCGGCAACTAG
- the topA gene encoding type I DNA topoisomerase, translating to MAKSLVIVESPAKGKTIAGFLGAGYDVKASVGHIRDLPRSGLAIDVDNHFAPEYVVSDGKQKVVTDLKRALKDADELILATDEDREGEAIAWHVLEVLKPKVPVKRMVFHEITQQAIRAALDAPRDLDMKLVEAQEGRRVLDRLVGYEVSPVLWRKIGRGARSAGRVQSVAVRLVVERERARMAFRSGQWSDLVATLNARDTSFPAALVELDDVKLASGNDFDSATGRIADGKHVLVLDAAGADALAGRLRESTYKVESVESSKMTEKPKPPFTTSTLQQEAGRKLRYGSAKTMAVAQRLYERGFITYMRTDSTNLSEQALGAARRQIVERFGQDYLPAQARTYRTKVKNAQEAHEAIRPAGEDIRPPEAVRSELDADERGLYELIWIRTIASQMADARALRVVLRIGARSSADERAVLRATGKTYEFLGFRRAYVEDVDDEETSEGESRLPAVVEGEQAALEDLRALQHETKPPARYTEASLVKELEERGIGRPSTYASVIQTVQARDYVWKKGNALVPAWMAFAVVRLLEDHFGHLVDYGFTAAMEEALDVIARGEGEAEKWLHSFYFGNGQAGLRELVGDENLATIDPRLISTIPLGVDDDGNEVVVRVGRYGPYVQIGEDGARGSIPPDLAPDELSLDLAVELARRQAEGPQALGDDPDSGLPVFVLNGRFGPYVQLGETDPNAAKNAPKPRRASLFKTMQPETVTLDDALRLLSLPRVVGTAEDGEEIVALNGRYGPYIKKGAETRSLDAEDKLLTIALPDALALLATPKTRGRAAPKPPIAELGESPDTGATIKVLDGRFGPYVTDGTTNATVPRGTDPESVTLPDAIALLRARAAAGPSKRAKKAPAKKKAPAKKKAAKKATKAKKVTKAKKATKAESESSSEPALRVTQPSSGAE from the coding sequence GTGGCCAAGTCGCTCGTCATCGTGGAGTCGCCCGCCAAGGGCAAGACGATCGCGGGCTTCCTCGGCGCGGGGTACGACGTGAAGGCCAGTGTCGGCCACATCCGCGACCTGCCGCGCTCGGGACTCGCCATCGACGTCGACAATCACTTCGCTCCCGAGTACGTCGTCTCCGACGGCAAGCAGAAGGTCGTGACCGATCTGAAGCGCGCGTTGAAGGACGCCGACGAGCTCATCCTCGCGACGGACGAGGATCGCGAGGGCGAAGCGATCGCGTGGCACGTGCTCGAGGTGCTCAAGCCCAAGGTGCCCGTGAAGCGCATGGTCTTCCACGAGATCACGCAGCAAGCGATCCGGGCCGCGCTCGACGCGCCGCGCGATCTCGACATGAAGCTGGTCGAGGCGCAAGAAGGTCGGCGCGTGCTCGACCGTCTCGTCGGCTACGAGGTCTCGCCGGTGCTCTGGCGCAAGATCGGACGTGGTGCGCGCTCCGCGGGCCGCGTGCAGAGCGTCGCGGTGCGGCTCGTCGTCGAGCGCGAACGCGCGCGCATGGCGTTCCGCAGCGGACAGTGGTCCGATCTCGTCGCGACGCTGAACGCGCGCGACACCAGCTTCCCGGCCGCGCTGGTCGAGCTCGACGACGTGAAGCTCGCGAGCGGCAACGACTTCGATTCCGCGACCGGCCGTATCGCCGACGGCAAGCACGTGCTCGTGCTCGACGCGGCGGGTGCCGACGCGCTCGCGGGGCGGTTGCGCGAATCGACGTACAAGGTCGAGTCGGTCGAGTCGTCGAAGATGACCGAGAAGCCGAAGCCGCCGTTCACCACTTCGACGTTGCAGCAGGAGGCCGGCCGGAAGCTGCGGTACGGCTCCGCGAAGACGATGGCCGTCGCGCAGCGTCTCTACGAGCGCGGTTTCATCACCTATATGCGGACCGACAGCACGAACCTGTCGGAGCAGGCGCTCGGCGCGGCCCGGCGCCAGATCGTCGAGCGCTTCGGTCAGGACTACCTGCCGGCCCAGGCGCGCACGTATCGCACGAAGGTGAAGAACGCGCAGGAGGCGCACGAGGCGATCCGTCCCGCGGGTGAAGACATCCGCCCGCCCGAGGCGGTGCGCTCCGAGCTCGACGCCGACGAGCGCGGCCTCTACGAGTTGATCTGGATCCGCACCATCGCGAGCCAGATGGCCGATGCGCGCGCGCTGCGTGTCGTGCTGCGCATCGGTGCGCGCTCCAGTGCCGACGAGCGCGCGGTGCTCCGCGCGACCGGCAAGACGTACGAGTTCCTCGGCTTCCGCCGCGCCTACGTCGAGGACGTCGACGACGAAGAGACTTCGGAGGGCGAGAGCCGGCTGCCCGCGGTCGTCGAGGGCGAGCAGGCCGCGCTCGAGGACCTGCGCGCGCTGCAGCACGAGACGAAGCCGCCCGCCCGTTACACCGAAGCGAGCCTCGTCAAAGAGCTCGAGGAGCGCGGGATCGGTCGGCCGTCGACGTACGCGTCGGTGATCCAGACGGTCCAGGCGCGCGACTACGTGTGGAAGAAGGGCAACGCGCTCGTCCCCGCGTGGATGGCGTTCGCCGTCGTCCGGCTGCTCGAGGACCACTTCGGTCACCTCGTCGACTATGGCTTCACCGCCGCGATGGAAGAAGCGCTCGACGTGATCGCGCGCGGCGAGGGCGAAGCCGAGAAGTGGCTCCACTCCTTCTACTTCGGGAACGGCCAGGCCGGTCTGCGCGAGCTCGTCGGCGACGAGAACCTCGCGACCATCGACCCCCGTCTCATCAGCACGATCCCGCTCGGCGTCGACGACGACGGCAACGAGGTCGTCGTGCGCGTCGGTCGCTACGGGCCGTACGTGCAGATCGGCGAAGACGGCGCGCGCGGCTCGATCCCTCCCGATCTCGCGCCCGACGAGCTCTCGCTCGACCTCGCGGTCGAGCTCGCGCGCCGGCAGGCCGAAGGACCGCAGGCGCTGGGCGACGATCCCGACAGCGGGCTCCCGGTGTTCGTGTTGAACGGCCGGTTCGGCCCGTACGTGCAGCTCGGTGAGACCGATCCGAACGCGGCGAAGAACGCGCCCAAGCCGCGACGCGCGTCGCTCTTCAAGACCATGCAGCCGGAGACGGTCACGCTCGACGACGCACTGCGCCTGCTCTCGCTGCCGCGCGTCGTCGGCACCGCCGAGGACGGCGAGGAGATCGTCGCGTTGAACGGTCGCTACGGGCCGTACATCAAGAAGGGCGCGGAGACGCGCAGCCTCGACGCCGAGGACAAGCTGCTCACGATCGCATTGCCCGACGCGCTCGCGCTGCTGGCAACGCCGAAGACACGCGGGCGCGCCGCGCCGAAGCCGCCGATCGCGGAGCTCGGCGAGTCACCCGACACCGGTGCGACGATCAAGGTGCTCGACGGCCGCTTCGGTCCGTACGTCACCGACGGCACGACCAACGCGACGGTGCCGCGCGGCACCGACCCCGAATCGGTGACGCTCCCCGATGCGATCGCGTTGCTGCGGGCCCGGGCCGCCGCGGGTCCGTCGAAGCGGGCGAAGAAGGCGCCGGCCAAGAAGAAGGCACCCGCGAAGAAGAAGGCCGCGAAGAAGGCGACGAAGGCGAAGAAGGTCACCAAGGCCAAGAAGGCGACGAAGGCGGAATCCGAGTCGAGCTCGGAGCCGGCGCTGCGCGTGACCCAGCCGAGCAGCGGCGCGGAGTGA
- a CDS encoding DedA family protein has protein sequence MSFFDPKHLIDTFGLAGLLVVIFIESGIFPAPLPGDSLLFTAGIFAADHHKYHMHIVPIALGALIVAIAGTQIGYEIGERFGTKLFKPDARFFKTEYEVRAHELVEQQGPKAVILARFIPIVRTVAPILVGMSEMRRRVFFAFNVLGAAIWAVGISLAGFYLGKHIKNVDHYLLPIVLLIIVLSLIAPALEIRKQRRARALTEEPAP, from the coding sequence GTGAGCTTCTTCGACCCGAAGCACCTCATCGACACGTTCGGGCTGGCCGGGCTGTTGGTGGTGATCTTCATCGAGTCGGGGATCTTCCCGGCCCCACTGCCCGGCGACTCGCTCCTCTTCACGGCCGGGATCTTCGCGGCCGATCACCACAAGTACCACATGCACATCGTCCCGATCGCGCTCGGTGCGCTGATCGTCGCGATCGCCGGCACGCAGATCGGCTACGAGATCGGCGAGCGGTTCGGCACCAAGCTCTTCAAGCCCGACGCCCGCTTCTTCAAGACCGAGTACGAGGTCCGCGCCCACGAGCTCGTGGAGCAACAGGGGCCGAAGGCCGTGATCCTCGCCCGGTTCATCCCGATCGTGCGCACGGTCGCGCCGATCCTCGTCGGCATGAGCGAGATGCGCCGGCGCGTGTTCTTCGCCTTCAACGTGCTCGGCGCGGCGATCTGGGCGGTCGGCATCAGCCTCGCCGGCTTCTATCTCGGCAAGCACATCAAGAACGTCGACCACTATCTCCTGCCGATCGTGCTCCTGATCATCGTGCTCTCGCTGATCGCACCCGCGCTCGAGATCCGCAAGCAGCGGCGGGCGCGGGCCCTCACCGAGGAACCCGCGCCCTGA